A single region of the Malus sylvestris chromosome 8, drMalSylv7.2, whole genome shotgun sequence genome encodes:
- the LOC126632656 gene encoding increased DNA methylation 1-like, whose protein sequence is MKQKLVLTVEPEFCPSAVQYWANGNTKRGRGKSDVTEKAKRHLSALGWKFWYANKQQKTELRYESPIGKVYYSLRLACQACVNSPGGGVFSESTTSNSVVSVECSAAPDIVVDVMPQSTSRKTVKKRKIGETSKVDDDWSPKQKRGKVLADMKRLRKQNKATKQQVTRLLRSTKTAREIEITDPGTRNPRTVLSWLIDSNAVSPNAKVHYRPRRGTDSPLATGQITREGIKCDCCSKVFTLTGFETHVGSTNHRPSAHIILEDGRTLNDCQRQMMKSRKGSTNTVTRSNDDSRADNVHQDHHHHHEQNDDICTVCHFGGDLILCDRCPAAFHTSCLDLKDVLEGNWFCPSCCCVKCGKGNPKEDRNNGFVICSQCDKKYHFGCLRNEGVAELERDSKENWFCSRKCEGIYKGINKIVGKRILVGPDNLTWTILRPSTPSDSDMEDLTENYSKLNLALSVMHECFEPSKDPYTKRDIVEDIIFNRESDLSRLNFRRFYTVLLERDEEVITVGSVRIYSELAEIPLVATRFHYRRQGMCHVMMDELENQLVNLGVGRLILPSASSTLDTWTSTSFGFSKMTANERMQFLNYTFMDFQDTILCHKVLKRTNSTTPTTIPFEGSIKFDGSPGATSTVTQAEDNQPENGASDQELGNVASGDKFLIDVDCMLLDNNEPSFSAWYNQQNFSLIPGFC, encoded by the coding sequence ATGAAGCAAAAGCTGGTACTTACAGTGGAACCAGAATTCTGCCCCTCGGCAGTTCAATACTGGGCGAATGGCAACACGAAGCGCGGCCGCGGGAAGTCCGACGTCACTGAGAAGGCGAAAAGGCACCTCTCCGCCTTGGGATGGAAGTTCTGGTATGCTAACAAGCAACAGAAGACTGAGTTACGGTACGAGTCTCCCATCGGAAAAGTCTACTACTCGCTACGCTTGGCTTGCCAAGCCTGTGTAAATTCTCCAGGAGGAGGAGTGTTTTCCGAAAGCACTACTTCAAATTCCGTGGTGTCCGTGGAGTGCTCTGCTGCTCCTGATATCGTAGTAGATGTTATGCCGCAATCGACATCAAGAAAAACGGTTAAGAAGAGAAAGATTGGTGAAACATCGAAGGTCGATGATGATTGGAGTCCGAAACAGAAGCGAGGGAAGGTTCTTGCGGATATGAAGAGACTAAGGAAACAGAATAAAGCTACTAAACAGCAGGTCACACGCCTTTTACGGTCTACCAAAACAGCGAGAGAGATTGAGATAACGGATCCTGGTACTCGAAACCCTAGGACAGTCCTGTCTTGGTTGATAGACAGTAATGCTGTGTCGCCGAATGCTAAGGTACACTACCGCCCTAGAAGAGGCACTGACAGTCCATTGGCAACCGGTCAGATAACCCGCGAGGGAATCAAGTGTGACTGTTGTTCTAAGGTGTTTACCCTCACTGGATTTGAAACACATGTTGGTAGCACAAACCATAGACCAAGCGCCCACATTATATTGGAAGATGGCAGGACTCTCAACGATTGTCAGAGGCAGATGATGAAGAGTCGGAAAGGAAGCACCAACACTGTCACACGGTCAAACGACGATTCGAGGGCTGACAATGTGCATcaagatcatcatcatcatcatgagCAGAATGATGATATATGCACCGTGTGTCACTTTGGAGGCGATCTGATTCTGTGTGATCGGTGTCCTGCTGCATTCCACACTAGTTGTCTCGATTTGAAGGACGTGTTGGAAGGCAATTGGTTCTGCCCATCGTGTTGCTGTGTGAAGTGTGGTAAAGGAAACCCTAAGGAGGATAGAAATAATGGTTTTGTGATATGTAGCCAATGTGATAAAAAATACCACTTTGGGTGCCTGAGGAATGAAGGCGTTGCGGAATTGGAAAGGGATTCCAAAGAAAACTGGTTTTGCAGCAGAAAATGTGAAGGCATATATAAGGGAATCAACAAGATTGTGGGGAAACGAATTCTGGTGGGTCCCGACAATCTGACGTGGACAATATTGAGGCCATCTACTCCGTCTGATTCTGACATGGAAGACTTGACAGAGAACTACAGCAAGCTCAATTTGGCCCTGAGTGTGATGCACGAGTGTTTCGAGCCTTCTAAGGATCCTTACACGAAAAGAGACATTGTCGAGGACATTATTTTCAACAGAGAATCGGACCTTAGCCGCCTGAACTTCAGAAGGTTTTACACAGTGCTTTTGGAGAGAGATGAGGAAGTGATTACCGTCGGTAGCGTGAGGATATACAGTGAGTTGGCGGAAATACCTCTGGTGGCAACTAGGTTCCATTATCGTAGGCAAGgaatgtgtcatgttatgatggATGAGCTTGAAAACCAGCTCGTCAACTTGGGAGTTGGGAGATTGATTTTGCCTTCTGCTTCCAGCACACTGGATACATGGACCAGCACTTCATTTGGGTTTTCAAAGATGACAGCTAATGAGAGGATGCAGTTTCTGAATTATACTTTCATGGATTTCCAGGACACCATCTTGTGCCATAAAGTATTGAAAAGGACCAACTCTACGACGCCAACAACCATACCGTTTGAAGGAAGTATCAAATTTGATGGATCGCCCGGTGCCACCTCTACAGTAACTCAGGCAGAAGACAATCAGCCGGAGAATGGAGCTTCAGACCAAGAATTGGGGAACGTTGCCTCCGGTGACAAGTTTTTGATTGATGTTGACTGCATGCTGTTGGACAACAACGAACCTAGTTTCTCAGCGTGGTACAACCAACAGAATTTTAGTTTGATTCCAGGATTTTGTTAG
- the LOC126631559 gene encoding F-box/kelch-repeat protein At5g43190-like: MKDHSQPNHNCQTTAVSSSPSTPPDMDAGIWSKLPEELLELVLSFLPLKNLLNLRSTCKRFKSLLFSPSFVFKHSSSPFPSFLLLSHPQCFHHFPLYDTTAATWRKLPLSLSPLLPCATGAAQASLLSSSNGLLCFLLPNSFLVLNLMTKSSRVIEFPYYPFGFEIFSLIATPAGYNMFMISSGSSSKSTLLYDSKAQSWQKFNFSETVLSNNCQETGVYFKGCLYFVTPEPFSIVCFELESGKWERPIPELPAELMFARLVSSGDGGGGEGKKLCLIGGVGRNGIARSLKVWEWECSGGMKWVEVERLPERMCKKLMSVCFHNYEHLYCFWHQGLICVCCYNWPEVLYFKVSRRTWHWVPKCPSLPDKSNCGFRWFSFMPNLYASA, from the coding sequence ATGAAAGACCACTCTCAGCCAAACCACAACTGTCAAACCACCGCCGTCTCCTCCTCTCCTTCCACCCCACCGGATATGGATGCCGGAATATGGAGCAAGCTGCCGGAGGAGCTCCTCGAGCTCGTCCTCTCTTTCCTTCCTCTCAAAAACTTACTGAATCTTCGATCGACTTGCAAGCGCTTCAAGTCTCTGTTATTCTCTCCCTCCTTCGTCTTCAAGCACTCCTCCTCCCCCTTCccctccttcctcctcctctcccACCCTCAGTGCTTCCACCACTTCCCTCTCTATGACACCACCGCCGCAACCTGGCGCAAGTTACCtttgtctctctctcctctgctACCCTGTGCAACAGGCGCAGCACAAGCCTCCCTCCTCTCTTCGTCCAATGGGTTGCTCTGTTTCCTTCTTCCCAATTCGTTTCTCGTCTTGAACCTTATGACCAAGTCCTCCAGAGTGATCGAATTTCCATATTACCCTTTTGGATTCGAGATTTTCTCTTTGATTGCCACCCCTGCTGGGTACAATATGTTCATGATCTCTTCCGGATCGTCGTCCAAAAGCACTTTGCTCTACGATTCGAAGGCCCAATCTTGGCAAAAATTCAACTTTTCAGAGACGGTTTTAAGCAACAATTGTCAGGAGACGGGAGTTTACTTCAAAGGGTGTTTGTATTTCGTGACGCCAGAGCCGTTTTCGATTGTCTGCTTCGAATTGGAGAGCGGGAAGTGGGAAAGACCGATTCCGGAGCTGCCGGCAGAGCTCATGTTTGCTCGGCTGGTCAGCAGCGGAGACGGCGGAGGAGGAGAGGGGAAGAAGCTGTGTCTGATTGGTGGGGTCGGCAGAAATGGGATTGCCAGGAGCTTAAAAGTGTGGGAATGGGAATGCAGCGGCGGAATGAAGTGGGTGGAGGTGGAGAGATTGCCGGAAAGGATGTGCAAGAAGTTGATGTCGGTTTGTTTCCACAACTACGAGCACCTGTACTGCTTTTGGCATCAGGGTTTGATCTGCGTCTGCTGCTACAATTGGCCGGAGGTTTTGTACTTCAAGGTTTCGAGGAGGACGTGGCATTGGGTCCCCAAATGCCCTTCTCTGCCGGATAAATCCAACTGCGGGTTCCGGTGGTTTTCCTTTATGCCGAACTTGTATGCATCGGCTTGA